From Candidatus Omnitrophota bacterium:
GATTGGCCTTCAAATCCTGCGATATATCGGAGCGCTCGCCAGTAACGCCCATGCGCGATACGTAATAGATAAAACCGCGCGCTAGCCGAGCGATGCGTTGAATCCGTTCGTCGGTGCTAGTGGGCGCGATAAGGTAGACGAGCGCCAGACCTTGTTTCTCCAAAAAACAGCTGAATTCTTCCCCTTCTTCGGGAGGAAGATCAGGAACGATAAGCCCATCCACTCCCGCCACGGCGGCGTCGCGGGCGTAGGCTTCCAAACCGTAATGATAAAAAAGATTGTAATACGTCATGATAACGATCGGCGTATTCGACTGGTTTCGGATTTCCTTGACGGTTTGCAGCAGGTTTTTCATGGTTACGCCCCGCCGCAGGGCGCGTTCACCCGCTTTTTGGATGACAGGGCCATCCGCTACGGGATCGGAGAAGGGCATTCCCAGTTCGATGACGTCGGCGCCCGCATTCGCCAGCGCTTGAGCGATGCTTTTCGTCGTCTCCAGATCGGGATCGCCCGCCATAATGTAAGGGATTAAGGCCTTTTGCCCCTGCTCCCGTCGCCGCAGTATGGCTTGTTGGATGGCGGCGGAGCCGCGTTCGGCCGAAAGGACGCGCTGGTTCATTCTACGACTCCCTTCAGATGTTTCGAAGCGGCTTCCACATCCTTGTCTCCCCTTCCCGACAGGTTAACGATGACGATTTGGTCTTTCGATAAGCATGGCGCCTGTTTCATGGCTTCGGCGATGGCGTGCGACGATTCCAGCGCTGGGATGATTCCTTCCGTTCGCGACAGCAGCACGAAGGCTTTCAATGCTTCTTGATCCGTGGCGGCGGAGTATTGAGCGCGGCCGCTGTCTTTGAAGAAGCAATGTTCCGGCCCCACTCCGGGGTAATCCAATCCGGCGGAAATGGAGTGCGTATCCATGATTTGGCCGTCTTCGTTTTGCATCAAATAAGCCATCGATCCATGCAGTACGCCCGGCTCTCCTGCATTGAGAGGGGCGGCGTGCTTGCCCGTCGCCAAGCCCAGACCGGCGGCTTCCACGCCGATGAATTTCACTTCTTTATCGTAATAAAAGGGATAAAAAAGCCCCATAGCGTTGCTGCCGCCGCCGACGCAGGCGATAAGGCAATCGGGCAGTCTTCCCGCTTGTTCCAGAATCTGCCGCCGCGTTTCCTGGCCGATGATGGATTGAAATTCCCGCACCATTTTGGGGAAAGGATGCGGCCCCGCCACCGTGCCGATGACGTAGTGCGTCGAGCGCACGTTGGTCACCCAATCCCGCATCGCTTCGTTCATGGCGTCTTTCAGCGTTTTGGTTCCGCTGCTCACGGAAACGACGCTTGATCCCAGCAGTTTCATGCGGAAGACGTTCAGCCGCTGGCGAACCGTATCTTCCTCGCCCATATAAACGCAGCATTCCAGCCCGAAAAGCGCCGCCGCCGTAGCCGTAGCCACGCCGTGCTGTCCGGCGCCGGTCTCGGCGATGACGCGCTTTTTGCCCATGCGCGCCGTGAGGAGAACCTGGCCGATGGTGTTGTTGATTTTGTGCGAGCCGGTATGAGTGAGGTCTTCACGCTTGAGGTATATCTGCGCGCCGCCCAGATGCTCGCTGAGCCGCCGCGCATAATAAAGGTTGGTGGGACGCCCCGCGTATTCCCGCATCAGGCGGTCGAATTCGCCGTGAAAATCCGCGTCTTTCCAAGCCGTTTCGAAGGCGTCGTCCAGTTCTATCAAGGCGGGCATAAGGGTTTCGGGAACGAACATGCCGCCGTAATCGCCATACCGTCCCCGCCGGTCGGGATAGGCGTATCTTTCAGCGGCGAACGCCGCAGGTTCGACAGCCATAAGCCGCTCTTTCTCCATTGGATAGGAATAGAAATCCATTTACTCGTAATGAAGTCCAAACAATGTCCTATTATAGTAGCGCCGAAACGGAAAAAAGTAAGGTATTGCTTTTAGGCGTCTGAATCCAGATGGCCAGGATGAAAGCATGATTAGGATAGCGAATGAATACCGTTTTCCATTTGATTTGAAGTATAACCAACATTATTGAGGGGAGGGCGAGGCTCAATGTCATTAAGTTAAGGCGTAAATTAACGCAATTCCATTCCCTCGCCCTCTGGGAGAGGGTTAGGGTGAGGGGAAGCTCAATCAATTCTTGCTAATATGCGTCCTTTTTTTGATAAAGAAAATTATATTAACCTTAACTTAATGACATTGGGGCGAGACTCCCGCCGAGCATTATTGATGCAATGGTTCGCCAGGAGGCTCACCCTCCCATCCTATCTACTGCCGATGCTTCAAATCCAAAGGCATTTCGTATTATTTATCTCTCGAATCGAATAATTTCCAATCATTCTATTGATTTATCGTATCCACATCAGCGGATATTCATGATTAAATCTCATATTTATATATTTTAGAATGAATTGTCTCATCCAGGCGGAGAAATCTCGTTCGCGAGGCTTCCGCAATGCAAAATATTTCATCACGATGATTTACCTGATCGGCGCCATACTGAAATAGATAAACCATTGCGTATAAAATCATAAATTTCTGCGGATATTATCGGAGAGAATTGGAAAGAAAATTGTAAAAGATTTGAAATGACATTTGCAAGTTCGTACCCTATTGATGCCTCTCTTTTATACCGGCCTAAGGAGAAATAACGCGCCGCTTTTTCCCGGCGCTTCCTCTTCGCCAGCGCATGCGCTAGGATTTTTCCAACCTTAGACTCCAGGAGAAATCAACGATGGGCGCTTACGTGCATGGCTACGCCGAGGAAGAATTGCAACGGCTTTACGATCAATCCAAAATGCTGCGCGATCTTTTTCATCGCAACGTTCGTTATCCCGCAGGAAGCCGCGTCCTCGAAGCGGGCTGCGGCGTGGGAGCGCAAACCGCCGCCCTTATCCAAAATAACCCCGATGCGCTTATCGCTTCCGTGGATATTTCCTTGGAATCCCTTAATCTGGCGCGAACCGCCGCCGGAAACAGCGCCGTGGATTTTCTCCAGGCCGACATCTACTCGCTTCCCTTCCCCGCCGAGACGTTCGATCACATCTTCGTCTGCTTCGTGCTGGAGCATCTTTCCGATCCTTTGGGGGCATTAACAAAACTTAAATCACTCCTCAAGCCAGGAGGAACTTTCACGCTTATCGAAGGCGACCACGGTTCCGCTTTTTTCCATCCCGACAGCGAAGAAGCGCGGCGCGTGTGGAACTGCCTGGTGGACGCCCAGGCGCGTCTCGGCGGCGACTCTTTGATTGGACGGCGCTTGTATCCTTTATTGCATGAAGCTCAATTTCAAGAGATCGCCGTAGAGCCGCAATTCATTTACGCCGACGCGGGACGGCCGGAATGGGTGGAATGGTTCACCGTCAAGACTATTACGGCGATGGTCAAGGGCGTCAAAGAATACAGTTTGCAAATGGGATTCATCGACGAAGAAGAATGGGAAAAAGGCATTCAAGCCTTACTAAGAACGGCGGCGCATCCCGACGGCGTTTTTTGTTATACGTTTTTCAAAGCCACTGCCCGCAAGAGGCGGCCATGACGGCTCATCCATCGCCATTACTCCGC
This genomic window contains:
- the trpA gene encoding tryptophan synthase subunit alpha; this encodes MNQRVLSAERGSAAIQQAILRRREQGQKALIPYIMAGDPDLETTKSIAQALANAGADVIELGMPFSDPVADGPVIQKAGERALRRGVTMKNLLQTVKEIRNQSNTPIVIMTYYNLFYHYGLEAYARDAAVAGVDGLIVPDLPPEEGEEFSCFLEKQGLALVYLIAPTSTDERIQRIARLARGFIYYVSRMGVTGERSDISQDLKANLQRIRAVSDLPVAVGFGVSTPEQANMISQEADGVVIGSALVRIIEESPEFPERAAAEFLKPIADALHGSAR
- the trpB gene encoding tryptophan synthase subunit beta; protein product: MAVEPAAFAAERYAYPDRRGRYGDYGGMFVPETLMPALIELDDAFETAWKDADFHGEFDRLMREYAGRPTNLYYARRLSEHLGGAQIYLKREDLTHTGSHKINNTIGQVLLTARMGKKRVIAETGAGQHGVATATAAALFGLECCVYMGEEDTVRQRLNVFRMKLLGSSVVSVSSGTKTLKDAMNEAMRDWVTNVRSTHYVIGTVAGPHPFPKMVREFQSIIGQETRRQILEQAGRLPDCLIACVGGGSNAMGLFYPFYYDKEVKFIGVEAAGLGLATGKHAAPLNAGEPGVLHGSMAYLMQNEDGQIMDTHSISAGLDYPGVGPEHCFFKDSGRAQYSAATDQEALKAFVLLSRTEGIIPALESSHAIAEAMKQAPCLSKDQIVIVNLSGRGDKDVEAASKHLKGVVE
- a CDS encoding methyltransferase domain-containing protein, whose translation is MGAYVHGYAEEELQRLYDQSKMLRDLFHRNVRYPAGSRVLEAGCGVGAQTAALIQNNPDALIASVDISLESLNLARTAAGNSAVDFLQADIYSLPFPAETFDHIFVCFVLEHLSDPLGALTKLKSLLKPGGTFTLIEGDHGSAFFHPDSEEARRVWNCLVDAQARLGGDSLIGRRLYPLLHEAQFQEIAVEPQFIYADAGRPEWVEWFTVKTITAMVKGVKEYSLQMGFIDEEEWEKGIQALLRTAAHPDGVFCYTFFKATARKRRP